Part of the Spiroplasma sp. BIUS-1 genome, AAATTTATAAGATAAGATACAGGTTCGTAAAAGAAAAACCTAAAAAAGCTAATTTAAAAGATGAAGAAACATATGAGTTATGCGAAGAAATTATTTCTAATTTACTTTTACCTTATATAAATGAGTACTGTTTTAGAACTTATGATATGTGAAAAAATTTAGCTCAAGCATACATCAGAGAATCTGTAATAAATTATGAATATGATATTAACCATGAAGCAGACGATGGAAAAATCAAAACTTCAATGTTATATCCATTCTTTTTCACACTTAGTTTAATAGTTGTTCAAGAAAAACAAGGTTTATATCAAAGAATAGAAAAATGTTATCAAAAAGATGTTCTTTTAAGAAAATTCAACTCTGGAAGAGAATGAAAAGAAAAAGAATTAGACTATTTGAATGAAACTTATGAGCTAATTAAAAACGATGAAGAGTGACTATTATTTTTAAGTAATTTTTCATCTTCAAAATGAGATAACTTTGATTTAAAAGAAAGATTTAAAGCTTTATTTCAACTAACAAAAGTAACAACAATTTTGATGAAAGATGAAATAAGTGCAGTTACAATGTTAGATGACGGAGAAGAGTTATTCGATCAAGTAAAAAACTACTTACCATTATTTATTTGTGAAGATAAGATCTTTAATGATAAAAATGAATTAAAAAGGGACTTTAAAAAATCAAGCATAAAAATTCTTTCTCCATTTGCTAATCAAAATATAAATGTACAAGTTCTAGAACCTTATATCATTTCTAAAGGTGAGAGATTCATAAATTACAACAAAGAAACTTTATTGACAACTTCAGAAATAATTTATACAGTTCTTGCTAAGTTAAGATTAATATTATTAATTCATGAGTATTTACCAAATCTAATTGATTCAAGAATATTGCCAAAGAAAAAGTTGTTTGTTGATGTTCTTAAATTATTTGAAGAAATCAAAGAAGGTAAATTCAAAAGAATGTTAGATGTAGAAAATCTTCTTGAATCTGATTTTATTATTTCAGAAGATGATATAAATGAAATTTTAGAACATGAATATACAAATATAGATGATTTTTACAATAAAAATTGTTTCTTTAAAATAGGTAAAATAATGAGTTTGGTGTTGGGAGTAGAAAACAAAACTGCTTCAAAAATGAACTATGATTTATTCGAATTATTTAAAAATATTATAATTTTAATGGGTCCTCATCCATTAGATCACACCGTTCAAACAACTGAAACAATTGAAAAATTGTATTCTAAATTTGAACTAATGTGTAATGACTATGAAAAAATTATTAAAAAAGACTTTGAAAAATCAAAAAAATACATTTCTAATTTGGAATTACCTTTAAAGTTATTAAGATGAAAAAAAGACTAAATTTAATAGTAATCTACAAAAAAATTTGCTATTATTATTTTGTCTTATTTTGCCCACGTAGCTCAGTAGGATAGAGCATGCGCCTTCTAAGCGTAGGGTCAGAAGTTCGAATCTTCTCGTGGGCGCCATTAAGAAAATAGGTACTAGTTATGCTAGTATTTTTTTTATTTTTTTGTAAAATATTGAAGTGACAGTCGGGAGATGAAAGAAAATGAAATTTAGATATAATGAATCAGTTTCAAAAAATAAGAAATACGATATAGTTTCAAAACATTACATAAATTACTATACTGATCCAACAAATATAGAGTTGGAATCAAGAAAAGTAGATAATTTTGAAATTTTATCTTATAAAAATCACTCAAACTTAATTATTACAAAAGAATGAGATTATAAATTTGAAAACTATGATGTGATTATGGAAAATAAAATTAGAAATATAATTAACTTTACAGAACATAAATATGACGGAAGAGAAATTTCTAATAAGTTAAAGTTTAAAGATAGTTATAAATTCATGGCATTAAATTTATCTGAGATAGATAAGTTTAAAAACCATGATTTAGAAGAAGTAGAACTTGTAAGATTTAAAACAAAAGAGGAGTTAGAAAAATTTATAGAAATTGTAAACTCAGTTTTTTTAGAAGAATTTAGTGATGCAAAAAAATTCTATGGTATTTTTGATGAATATAAAGATTTTAGTGAACTCTATCTATTAAGATATAAAGGTGAATTTGTTGGAACAGGTCACTTAACTCACTTTGATAATAAAACAACTGTAATTGATGATATTACAGTTCTGGATAGCGTTAGAGGAAAAGGTCTAGCTACTTTTTTAATGAAGTCTTTATTGAATATTTGTTTTGAAAGAAACCAAGAAGAGGTATATTTATTTGGTAGTGAAATGGCTATAAATATTTATAAAAAACTTGGTTTTAAAGATGAAGATTTCTGAATGGAACAATTAAAATTAGTTTATTAATAGAAAAAAAGGTTAGGGAAAGAAATGAAAAAATTTAGTATTCAACTAGTTTTTATATGTGTTTTATTCTTTATGTACTATTTTTATGGAGCATGAGTCAATAGTTTAAATAAAGAAGAGCTGACATTTCAATTATTTGATCCTTTTAAATTAATTTTATTAGGAATGATATTCACAATAATATATGCAGCAATCAAAAAACTATTATTCTCTAGAATAGTAAATGTAAAGAAATATAGACAAAATTTAAGAAACAATATTTTATTTGAATTTGAAAATACAATTCACTATGTTAATAACTTAAAAGAAGTTATTAAATCAAATGATGTTAAGGGTGCAAAAAAAGCACTAAAGGATTTCAAAACAGTTGTTTATAAACCTATTTATCTATCAGATTTTATGGAACTTATTGCAAATGAATTATTGTTAGAAAAAGATATTTCAGCTCATATTGGTGCAGTTGAAGTTATTTTAGAAAATATTAAAACAAACTTTGAAAAAGAAAAACTAAGAGTTTTAAGCAAACAAAAAGGCATAGTGGAATTTCAAATGTCAGAATCTTATTTTTCAAACACAAGTTGAGACTCTATAAAATATAATTTAGCACTTAATAATTTACAAGAAGATAAATCAAGTATGTGAAAAATATCTAGCTTGTATATATCAAAATTTAAAAATTCCTTATTTTTTGCATTTTTAGCAAATATATTCATATTCGCTATTGTTGGAATTGTTATGTATGTTAATAAGGTAAGTGTAGATAATTATTTATTTGTAGGATTTATAGGATCAATGTTCATCATTTCTATAATTCACTACAATATCTCGATTTTTATTTCTTCTAAAAAGATGAATATAAAAATTTATTGAAAACATTTAGTTGTTTATTATTTAATAATTGCATTAATATTTATGAATATAATATTAAATGTTGTATTTTTTCCAAATATAAGTATTAAAGGGGATTCTTCAGAAGCTTGATATAATTCTCAATTACTTAACTTTTTGAAAAGCCTGTTATATATAGTTTTTTCTACAATGCTTTTAACTTACGTTTTTGGAAGTTTTTTAGAGTTATTGGAAAACAATAGTTTAAATGTAAAAAACTCAATTCAAAGTTTTTTATTGCCTTTATTAGTATTTATAGCAACATTGATTATTAACGTTATGTCTATTAATAAAAATGACAGTAGTTTATATATTATAAACTTTACAATATTGGTTATATTCTGGGTTTTTGTCGGAATATGAAATAAAGTTTTTTCAAAATAGATTAAAAATATTTTTATAAATCTAAAATTTTATTTTTAATAAAAACATTTTAAATATAGCTTTTTCAGACCTTAATATTAAATGGTTATGAAAAGAAGTATACATACAAAAATTTGTTATAAATGTAAATTAAAAATTGAAGAAGGGGACAAGTATAAATATTTTGAAGAAGAGGATATATTTGCCAATAAGGTAATATTTTATGCTCATAATGAATGTTTAAAATAAGTTTGTTAAGTAATTTAACTTGACAAACTTATTTTTTAGTTTAATATTAATAATGTTCTTAAATAGAAAAAAAGGAGGAAACATGGTTAAATTAAGATTAAAAAGAGCTGGTAAAAAAAGAGCTGCATTCTACAGAATTGTAGCATCTGATGCTCGTGTTAAACGTGATGGAGAATACATCGAATTAATTGGAACATACAACCCAATTAATGGAGAAGTAAATGTTAAAAAAGAAATCGCTTTAAAATGATTACAACAAGGAGCTCAACCAACTGATACAGTTAGAAATATTCTTTCAAAAGAAGGTGTAATGACTGATTTACACAATGTAAAATTAGAAAACAAAAAAAACCAACCAAAGAAAGAAAAAGTAGCTAAAAAACCAGCTGCTAAAAAAACTACAACAGCTGCTAAAAAACCAGCTGCTGCTAAAAAACCTGCAGCAACTGAAAAAGAAGCTTCAGCTGAGTAATTATGCAAGATATTTTTAAAACATTTGAAAGATTGTTTGATAACGTTATTCCAAAAGACATTAAATATGTCTTTAAAGAAAAATACGAAACAGATCAAACTTACGAATTCATAATGATAGTAGAAGAAAAGGATCTAGATATTTTTAAATCTAAAAAATCTGGAGGCTTAATTAATTCTGTTATAAATATGTGTAATTCGGAAATATCAAATTTTTCTAAAAAAATAGTCATAGATTTAGAGGTATTAGAGTTATATGCTTAATAATCTAAAAAAAATAGGAAAAATTGTTGCAACTCATGGTTTAAAAGGTGAATTGAAGTTTAAAATTGAAGATAACTTAATTCTGGATGGAGAAATCCAAAAAGAACAGTTCTTTTTAGAAAATAGTTCAAAAAACCTTGATGTGTTTGAAGTTGAAAAATCATACTTTTTAAATAAAAAACACATTATAGCTTTAGAAGATATAGATACTATTGAAAAAGCTCAAAAGTTAGTTAATAACACAGTTTATGTTAAAAAAGATTCTGAATTCATTGTTGAAGAATTTAGTTATGTTGGATTTGAATGCTTTGTTAATAACAAATCTTATGGAAAAGTTATTGAAGAAATGTTCAATGGAGCACATGATTTAATTAAAATTAAATATGAAAATGAAAATATATGAGTTCCTTGCGTTGATTTCTATATAAAAGAAATTGATGAAGAAAATGAAAAAATATATTTAAAAGAAATTGAGGTTTTATCAAATTGAAGTTCTCAATAATAACTTTATTTCCAAATTTAATTAATTCTTACATATCAGAGTCGATCATAAAAAGAGCTATAGATAAAAATAGTATAGAAGTTGAAGTTATAGATCTTAGAAATCACACTAATCTAAAACACAATCAAGTTGATGATTATCAATTTGGTGGAGGAAAAGGTATGGTTCTAATGGTCGAACCAGTGGTTAATGCTATTGAGAGTTGCAAACAACAAAACAGTTTAGTTGTTTTGACAAGTCCACAAGGTAAAACTTGGAATCAAAACTTGGCAAGAGAATATGCTATAAAATATGAGCACATAATATTAATTTGTGGTCATTATGAGGGTTTTGATGAGAGAATTCTAGACTATGTAGATTTAGAATTATCTATTGGAGATTATGTTCTTACTGGTGGAGAGATAGCAAGTATTGTTGTACTAGATTCAATAACAAGGTTATTGGATGGAGTGATAGCAAAAGATTCTCATCTAAACGACAGTTTTGAAAATAACCTTCTAGATCATCCGGTTTACACAAAGCCAATAGAGTTTAGAGGTAAAACTGTGCCAGAAGTTTTAACAAGTGGTCATCATGCAAATGTTGAAAAATATCGCCAAGAAGGTAGATTAAGAAATACTTTTAATAAAAGACCAGATCTTTTAGAAAAAAGTAAATTATCAAACACAGATTTAGAATTTATTGAAAATTTAAAAAAAATGAAAGGAGATAATTAATTATGAATATGTTAACAAAAAACACAAAAGCTTTAATTGATGAACAATTAAACGATAGTCTTCCAAACTTTACATCAGGAGATACTATTAAAGTTAATGTAAAAATTAAAGAGGGAGAAAAATACCGTATCCAAGCATTCGAGGGTGTTGTTATTAAAACTCAAGGAAGTGGAATTTCATACTCAGTTTGTGTAAGAAAAAACTCAAATGGTGTTTTTGTTGAAAGAACTTTCCCAGTTCATTCACCAATTATTGAATCAATTGAAATCATTAAACGTGGACGTGTAAGAAGAGCTAGAATTTACTACATTAGAAAATTATCAGGTAAAGCTGCACGTATTAAAGAAGTTATCAACAACAAAACAAAAGATGCTTCTTCAGTTAAAAAAGCAGTTAAAAAATAATTTAACCAGCGTTTGAAAAAATCTCTCAAAAGAGAGATTTTTCTTTGTTTTGATTATAAATAAATTGCTAAAAAAAGGTAAAATATACTTTGTTAAGAGGTGTTTGTATGAAAAATTATTATGAAGAAATAATGGAAAAGATTAATGAATCAATTAATAATAATGATTTTGAACAAGCATTAAAAATAGTTGGTGAAGAGTTGAGTGCTCCTTATGTTCCTCAAGATTTTGAAGATCAATTGGCAAATTTAGAAAAATCTTTAATGGAAAAACTTAACTTTAATGAGAACAATTTTAATAATTGAAATACAGATAAAGTATTGGAGATAATGTCTAAAAAAATGGATCAAGATATTCATTTAATGGCTTTTGATGCTCTTAGGGGATTAAATGCAAGATTAATAATAGAAGAACTAAAAGAATATTTAATAGATAAAGAAATAAAACCTGAATATAAAACATTTCTATTTATGGTTTTAATAGAACAAGGAATTGATCAAGAAATAGTTATTGAAAAAAATGAGAAAAGTATTTCTTTAAATCCTTCTAAATATAAATTGAGTGAAGCTCAAGATATTCTAAAAGATATTGAATTAAAAATAGAGCAACTAGTCTATGATGTAAATCCAAGCTTATTTGCTATTTGCCAACATATTGCGAGCACATATTTTTACTATAGTTTTCCAATCTTTAACTTTGAAACATATAGTTTAAATGATTTGGCAATTGCAATAATTATGAAAGCATCAAATTCACTTGGTATAGAATTTGATACTAACTTAGAATTAAAATTAGATTTTAATAAAGATAATACAATGTTATTATTAAATGAGTTGAATAATATTATATAAAAGAAAAGGGGAAAAAATTATGATAAAAACAACTTTCACAGAAGAAGATTTTGTAAAATACGTTGATCCTAAAAATGTAATGATGCAATTATTTGGAGTTACATGTTCGGTTTGTGGAATTGACGAAATAGATTTTGTTGATGAAAAAGCACCAAAAACTTTAGGTCAAGTTGCAGAAGAAATTCTGGCAGAAGATCCTGAAATTGATGATGAAGAACTTAATGAAATGATAGAACCACAAATAGATGCATGACAAGAATTAGATGATTACAACGCATCAATTGGTATGCCAACATTTTTATGTTATAACTGTCACGATCAATTGATTGAGGGAGAAATCTCAATTTCAGTATCTGGACAAGAAGAATAGTTTTTAAGGAGTAAGAAGTTCATGAAATTTGTAGACTTAGCACATTTTAATATTAAATCAGGTAAAGGTGGAGATGGAGCTGTCTCTTTTCGTCATGAACTTTATGTAGCTAATGGTGGACCCAATGGTGGAGATGGTGGTAAAGGTGGAGATGTTATCTTTATTGCTGACGAAGGAAAGTCATCATTGCTAGATTTAAAATTACAAAAATTTTATAGTGCAGAAGATGGTTACAAAGGTGACATCAAAAACATGCACGGAAAAAATGGAAAAGACACATATATCAAAGTTCCTGTAGGAACTATAATATATGATGCAGACACAAATGAATTATTATATGATTTCATAACTGATGGCCAAGAAGAGGTTGTTGCTCGTGGAGGAAAAGGTGGAAGAGGTAATGCTAGATTTGCTAACTCTAGAAACAAAGCTCCAACAATTTTTGAAGCAGGAGATCCTGGTCAAGAAATAAACATTAAAGCTGAACTAAAAGTTTTAGCTGATGTTGGGTTCGTGGGTTTACCAAATGCTGGTAAGTCAACTCTTTTAAGAACAATTTCTAATTCAAAACCTCAAGTTGCTGACTATCCATTTACAACTTTAAACCCACAACTTGGAGTTTCAAGAGATAAACAAGGAAGAACTTTTACTGTAGCAGATCTACCTGGTTTAATTGAAGGAGCTAGTTTAGGGAAAGGATTAGGACATGAGTTTTTAAGACATATTGAAAGATGTAAAATTATTTGTCATGTTATTGATATGTCAGGTAACTATGCAACAGAAGATGTTATAAAAAACTATGAATTAATTAGAAAAGAATTAATAGAATATAACTATAATTTAGAAAAAAGAGTGGAAATTATAGTTGCAAACAAAATGGATATTGATGAAGCTCAAATTAATGTTTTATATTTTAAAGAAAAATATAAAGATAGAAAAATAATTGAAGTTTCTGGATTAAATAAAATGAACATTGACCAATTGCTTTTAGAAATTGGTTCAACTTTAGAAGAGGTTAAAGATATACCTCTTTGAGAAATAAAAGATGAAAATCCTCAAGATTATAAAGTTTATACATTTGAAAGTGACTTGAAAGATATTCAAGTTAAAAACCTTGGAAATGGTAGATGAAGAATCGAAGGAGAAGATGTCTATAAAGTTTATCAAAAAACACCAATATCAACTTATGACAACTTACTTTTATTTAATGAAAAACTTAAACATTTAGGTGTTTATAATATTCTTAGAGAAAAAGGTGCTCAACAAGGAGATATTGTAAAAGTATTCGATATAGAATTGGAGTGAATGGATTAATATGGAATTAAAAGAATATTTAGATTATTTAGTTGAATGACTAAGAGAAGAAGTTAAAAAATCAAATCAAAAAGGTTTAGTAGTTGGTATTAGTGGTGGAATTGATTCAGCGGTTGTAGCTGCACTTGCTAAAAGAGCTTTTCCAAATGACTATATAACTGTTTGAATGCCATGTAAATCAAGTGAATTGGATGAAAAATGTAAAGCAGAATTAATTAATGATTTAGACTTAAAAAATGTAACAGTAGATTTAAGTCAAACATTTGAAGTTATTTCAAAATCATTAAATGACTCTGGTATTGAACAATCTAAATTAGCTCTGGCAAATACAAAAGCAAGACTTAGAATGTCTATTTTATATTCAATGGCTCAAACTCACAACTACTTAGTTTTAGGAACTGATAATGCTGATGAATGACATATTGGTTACTTTACAAAATTTGGAGATGGTGGAGTTGACTTACTTCCGATAGTACATTTATTAAAAAGAGAAGTAAGAGAAGCTGCTAAAATATTAGGAGTTCCAGAATCAATCATAAACAGAGCTCCAACAGCTAGTTTATGAGAAGATCAAACAGATGAATCAGAAATAGGATTTAGCTATGATTTAATTGATGATTATATAAGCGGTAAACCTGTTGCTGATGAAGTAAAACAAAGAGTTGATCATTTACACAAAATTTCAGAACACAAAAGAAATGGCGCACCAATGCCAAAAAATATTAGATAAAAGTTTAAATAATTTATTTAAATTTTTTTTTATTAATGGTCTTTTTTGTTAGATAATTAGAGAAATAAGGAGAATGTATACATGACAGAATTACAAGCAAATAAAATAAGTGAATTTATTGATAATTTACAAGACCAAACAGCAGATAAAATGTTTGAAGAACTAATAGCTGGAATGAGTTTATACTTTGCAGTTGTTTTATTTGGTGAAGAAATTGAAAAAAATTACGAACCATTAAAATTAGATGGAAAGTCTCTTGAAGAAATTGCAAGAGTAGTTAAAGAAACTGAAATAGGAGAAGAAGAGGTTTATGCTGCATTGATGGGATCATTGCAAGAAGAATCAGATGCTGAACTATTTGCCGAAGATTGTGTACAGTCAATTGCATTTAGTCCAGAATTTCCTGAAGAAGTTTTAGCAAAATTAAATGAATTAGAAATTGATCAAAATGACTTTGCAATGAATTTAATAGTTACATTAAAAGATGAATTTATTGATTTCTTTGTAAATGACTTAGATATCGAAGAATGAAAAAACGATATCATTGATGCATTAGTTGCAAGTTGAGATTAAAAAAATTAAACTAGATTAAAAAAAATCTAGTTTTTTTTATAAATATGTTATTATAAATATGATTGTAGATAGGGTAATTTACAGTTGGGCTAAAAATAAAGGTGATTTTTATGAAAGCATTAATATTCAGTAAAACAGTTTTTAAGGTTTTAAACGTTGAACTTCCTTTGATTGCAGTATTGATAGTTTTTGCTTTAATTGCAATTATCTCTTTGACTATATATTTTTTAATTCTCTTTAGAAAAAATAGAAAATTCTATTT contains:
- a CDS encoding GNAT family N-acetyltransferase, with the translated sequence MKFRYNESVSKNKKYDIVSKHYINYYTDPTNIELESRKVDNFEILSYKNHSNLIITKEWDYKFENYDVIMENKIRNIINFTEHKYDGREISNKLKFKDSYKFMALNLSEIDKFKNHDLEEVELVRFKTKEELEKFIEIVNSVFLEEFSDAKKFYGIFDEYKDFSELYLLRYKGEFVGTGHLTHFDNKTTVIDDITVLDSVRGKGLATFLMKSLLNICFERNQEEVYLFGSEMAINIYKKLGFKDEDFWMEQLKLVY
- the rpsP gene encoding 30S ribosomal protein S16 — protein: MVKLRLKRAGKKRAAFYRIVASDARVKRDGEYIELIGTYNPINGEVNVKKEIALKWLQQGAQPTDTVRNILSKEGVMTDLHNVKLENKKNQPKKEKVAKKPAAKKTTTAAKKPAAAKKPAATEKEASAE
- the rimM gene encoding ribosome maturation factor RimM (Essential for efficient processing of 16S rRNA); this encodes MLNNLKKIGKIVATHGLKGELKFKIEDNLILDGEIQKEQFFLENSSKNLDVFEVEKSYFLNKKHIIALEDIDTIEKAQKLVNNTVYVKKDSEFIVEEFSYVGFECFVNNKSYGKVIEEMFNGAHDLIKIKYENENIWVPCVDFYIKEIDEENEKIYLKEIEVLSNWSSQ
- the trmD gene encoding tRNA (guanosine(37)-N1)-methyltransferase TrmD, whose product is MKFSIITLFPNLINSYISESIIKRAIDKNSIEVEVIDLRNHTNLKHNQVDDYQFGGGKGMVLMVEPVVNAIESCKQQNSLVVLTSPQGKTWNQNLAREYAIKYEHIILICGHYEGFDERILDYVDLELSIGDYVLTGGEIASIVVLDSITRLLDGVIAKDSHLNDSFENNLLDHPVYTKPIEFRGKTVPEVLTSGHHANVEKYRQEGRLRNTFNKRPDLLEKSKLSNTDLEFIENLKKMKGDN
- the rplS gene encoding 50S ribosomal protein L19, translating into MNMLTKNTKALIDEQLNDSLPNFTSGDTIKVNVKIKEGEKYRIQAFEGVVIKTQGSGISYSVCVRKNSNGVFVERTFPVHSPIIESIEIIKRGRVRRARIYYIRKLSGKAARIKEVINNKTKDASSVKKAVKK
- a CDS encoding DUF3196 family protein; translated protein: MKNYYEEIMEKINESINNNDFEQALKIVGEELSAPYVPQDFEDQLANLEKSLMEKLNFNENNFNNWNTDKVLEIMSKKMDQDIHLMAFDALRGLNARLIIEELKEYLIDKEIKPEYKTFLFMVLIEQGIDQEIVIEKNEKSISLNPSKYKLSEAQDILKDIELKIEQLVYDVNPSLFAICQHIASTYFYYSFPIFNFETYSLNDLAIAIIMKASNSLGIEFDTNLELKLDFNKDNTMLLLNELNNII
- the obgE gene encoding GTPase ObgE; the encoded protein is MKFVDLAHFNIKSGKGGDGAVSFRHELYVANGGPNGGDGGKGGDVIFIADEGKSSLLDLKLQKFYSAEDGYKGDIKNMHGKNGKDTYIKVPVGTIIYDADTNELLYDFITDGQEEVVARGGKGGRGNARFANSRNKAPTIFEAGDPGQEINIKAELKVLADVGFVGLPNAGKSTLLRTISNSKPQVADYPFTTLNPQLGVSRDKQGRTFTVADLPGLIEGASLGKGLGHEFLRHIERCKIICHVIDMSGNYATEDVIKNYELIRKELIEYNYNLEKRVEIIVANKMDIDEAQINVLYFKEKYKDRKIIEVSGLNKMNIDQLLLEIGSTLEEVKDIPLWEIKDENPQDYKVYTFESDLKDIQVKNLGNGRWRIEGEDVYKVYQKTPISTYDNLLLFNEKLKHLGVYNILREKGAQQGDIVKVFDIELEWMD
- the nadE gene encoding NAD(+) synthase encodes the protein MNMELKEYLDYLVEWLREEVKKSNQKGLVVGISGGIDSAVVAALAKRAFPNDYITVWMPCKSSELDEKCKAELINDLDLKNVTVDLSQTFEVISKSLNDSGIEQSKLALANTKARLRMSILYSMAQTHNYLVLGTDNADEWHIGYFTKFGDGGVDLLPIVHLLKREVREAAKILGVPESIINRAPTASLWEDQTDESEIGFSYDLIDDYISGKPVADEVKQRVDHLHKISEHKRNGAPMPKNIR
- a CDS encoding TIGR04561 family membrane protein, giving the protein MKALIFSKTVFKVLNVELPLIAVLIVFALIAIISLTIYFLILFRKNRKFYFEKEEVSANEFKRLEKFEDQRNDFELEIAKVRKIQRERKK